In Capsicum annuum cultivar UCD-10X-F1 chromosome 11, UCD10Xv1.1, whole genome shotgun sequence, one genomic interval encodes:
- the LOC107852515 gene encoding repressor of RNA polymerase III transcription MAF1 homolog isoform X2, whose translation MKYLEYTPLDRINDFLSHVNLGERTIKGCLEAYSCKHTGTDKKLSLSLENEIFDYLGKSSDTDSSSPVEYLICRSSRKTLIYLLLALYHMYPDYDFSAVKAHQFFTEENWDSFKQIFDIYMFEASKEWLDTNEGSPLLENLYKTLDEVVKVAECEIYTYNPEADADPFLERGAINLVGEGLLDDSSFDEDGEIFDGMDM comes from the exons ATGAAGTATCTGGAATATACCCCTCTTGATCG GATAAATGATTTTCTGAGTCATGTGAACCTTGGAGAGCGAACAATTAAAGGATGTCTTGAGGCGTACTCTT GTAAACATACAGGAACCGATAAGAAACTATCGCTTAGTTTGGAGAATGAG ATttttgattatcttggaaaatcATCGGATACCGATTCTTCTTCACCTGTGGAATATCTAATCTGTAGATCCAG CCGGAAAACATTGATATATCTACTCCTTGCTCTCTATCACATGTATCCAGATTATGACTTCAG TGCAGTGAAAGCTCACCAGTTTTTCACTGAAGAGAACTGGGACAGTTTTAAGCAGATATTTGACATCTACATGTTTGAGGCTTCTAAG GAATGGCTTGACACAAATGAAGGCAGTCCTCTGCTTGAAAACTTGTACAAGACTTTAGACGAG GTTGTGAAAGTTGCTGAATGTGAGATCTACACTTACAATCCGGAGGCAGATGCAGATCCATTTCTCGAGAGAGGAGCCAT TAACTTGGTTGGTGAAGGACTTCTAGACGACTCAAGTTTTGATGAGGACGGAGAGATTTTTGATGGCATGGACATGTGA
- the LOC107852515 gene encoding repressor of RNA polymerase III transcription MAF1 homolog isoform X1 produces MKYLEYTPLDRINDFLSHVNLGERTIKGCLEAYSCKHTGTDKKLSLSLENEIFDYLGKSSDTDSSSPVEYLICRSSRKTLIYLLLALYHMYPDYDFSAVKAHQFFTEENWDSFKQIFDIYMFEASKEWLDTNEGSPLLENLYKTLDEVVKVAECEIYTYNPEADADPFLERGAIWSYHFFFYNRRLKRVVSFRFSCVSNLVGEGLLDDSSFDEDGEIFDGMDM; encoded by the exons ATGAAGTATCTGGAATATACCCCTCTTGATCG GATAAATGATTTTCTGAGTCATGTGAACCTTGGAGAGCGAACAATTAAAGGATGTCTTGAGGCGTACTCTT GTAAACATACAGGAACCGATAAGAAACTATCGCTTAGTTTGGAGAATGAG ATttttgattatcttggaaaatcATCGGATACCGATTCTTCTTCACCTGTGGAATATCTAATCTGTAGATCCAG CCGGAAAACATTGATATATCTACTCCTTGCTCTCTATCACATGTATCCAGATTATGACTTCAG TGCAGTGAAAGCTCACCAGTTTTTCACTGAAGAGAACTGGGACAGTTTTAAGCAGATATTTGACATCTACATGTTTGAGGCTTCTAAG GAATGGCTTGACACAAATGAAGGCAGTCCTCTGCTTGAAAACTTGTACAAGACTTTAGACGAG GTTGTGAAAGTTGCTGAATGTGAGATCTACACTTACAATCCGGAGGCAGATGCAGATCCATTTCTCGAGAGAGGAGCCAT ATGGTCATACCATTTTTTCTTCTACAATAGAAGGTTGAAACGTGTCGTGAGTTTCCGCTTCAGCTGTGTGAG TAACTTGGTTGGTGAAGGACTTCTAGACGACTCAAGTTTTGATGAGGACGGAGAGATTTTTGATGGCATGGACATGTGA